The sequence CAGTTTTTCATTCAGGCTTTTAAAGAACTATTTAACAAAGATATAACAAAAGCTAGCTATTATTTTATCTTTTTCGGTTTTGGTGCGATTGCTGAAGTGGGGCTCTTTTTTAATGGCAGCTATGTGGACAAGTTGTACTAAAAAACACCCTCTGACTGCTATGGTCGGAAAGGTGTTTTTTTAGTAATTATTTCTGTCTGAAATAATCAGTGATTATATGGAAAATTTCAATTCCTTGGTAAAGCCATACACTGATTGCTGAGAAAGAGAATAAACCAATCATTAGAATTCTAAACCACATCGTTCTCCCTCCTTCATCTTCTCATATAGTAGATAAGAAAATTAACGATGTGGGATTAGGTAACTAGATTGGAAAAACACTGCATGTAAAAAAAATTTTCGCTTAACAACCAGATAAACGATTGGTAAGATACATACAGTGTTTAATATGGCAAGTATAATGACGACAGGATTTTGTAGTAGTTTACTAGACAACCCATCATTTTCATCAATATTATTGTAAGTTTGTAAATGTTCATTTACTTCGATGTTGATCTTAGCTGGAACATTAGTTTGCTTATCAAAAATAGTAAAATGACTTATAATAAAACCTAATAAAATGAGGGTGATGTATTTTTGCATGCAATCATCTCCCTTACATGTATACCCGTTATTATACACCCTCAATCATGAAAATGAAAGGAAATGTTTCTGGTAATACATCTTATTCATCTAATACAAATTTATTCCTGCTTGCACCTAAACCAAATATAATTAATACAACCCCCATCACTAATATTGTGAGTATAGAAGGTTTCCAACTGTTCGTCATGTCGAACAGCAATCCGATAACGATCGGCCCAATGGAAGCTAATGTATAGCCAAATGATTGTGCCATACCTGATAATTCAGCAGCCTGTCTAGCGTTTGTAGAACGTAACCCTAGTAATGCAAGAGCCAGACTGATGCTTGCTCCTAACATAATACCGATTAAGGTTATAGCAACGAAAGTTCCTAAATGGCCAGGCTCTAAATACAGCATGAGATAACCAATCATACCAATGACGCCAAAAACAGCAACAACTGGTTTCTGATTGGAAAGTTTCCCTGCAATGACAGGAGTAAAAAAGGTAGCAGGTAAACTGATGAATTGCATGTATGCGACATACCATCCAGCACTGGAACTAGCAAATCCGTGAGAGATCAGAATTTCAGCTAACCACGAGATCGTGACATAAAATAAGAAAGATTGCGAACCCATAAAAAGGGTAACCTGCCAGGCCACAGGAGAGCGCAATAGTTTTGTAGTGCTCGGTTCATATAATTCCTGTTCGTGTTTAACTGGTGACTTGTTCATTGCAAATGTCCATGTGATGATCCCGACCACTGCTAAAATACTCCAACTGGCCAAGGACCATTTCCATCCTAAATCTAACGATGTCGTTAACGGTACACTTAAACCTGAGGCTGTGGCAGCCACAACGGACATGGAAGTTGTATAGACTCCAGTCATTAAGCCAATCTTGTTAGGAAAGTTACTTTTAATCAGACTTGGCAAGATAACATTTATGATAGCAATCCCCACACCTATTAATACAGTACCTGCGAATAACAATACAATAGAAGAAGTAGAGCGGATGAGAATGCCAGCTAACAGGACGAATAACCCGTACAATAATGCTTTTTCATTGCTTGTTCGATTGGCAATTCGAGGAGCTAACGGCGACATGATTGCAAAAGCAATTAAAGGAAGACTTGTTAAAAATCCTGCACTCCAGTTACTGATTGCTAAATCTTCACGGATAATACCAATAATAGGTCCTACTGAAGTTATGGCAGGACGTAAGTTAAAGGCTAGAAGGATAATACCGGTAATAAAAAGTATTGTGTAATGTTTTTTGTTAAAAGTTTGCACTTTCTCACCTTGTTTCTATGTTATAATATACAAAATATGCTAAACTGATATCGTTAGCGTTTACGGTAGATTGCATTTAAACAGAATATCATACAATCACCCGAAGGAAAAGAGTTAACAAATGAAAGAAGGTTTCCCCATGGAAAACAAAATTGTAAAAGAAGTGCTTTCCTGGCTGAAGGCATTATTAGTCGCTCTGGTAATCGTACTTGTCTGTCGGCATTTCCTTATTACCCCCTCTGTCGTAAAAGGGGAGTCGATGATGCCGAATTTACATGATGGAGACAGAATTATCCTGAGTAAAGTAAGTGATATTGAGCGATTTGATGAAATTGCTTTTGAAGCTCCTGACTCAGATGATAATTATGTCAAACGAGTGATTGGTTTTGCAGGCGACCAGATTGAAATGAAAGATGACAAGCTTTACATTAATGGTGAATTATATGAGGAAACATATCTGGATGAGTATAAATCCGTTCTTTCAGATGGGGATCAACTCACATATGATTTCACACTGGAAGAAATAACAGGTAGTGATACAGTGCCTGAAGGAAAATTATTTGTTTTGGGTGATAATCGCAGAGTGAGTAAAGATAGTCGTCAATTCGGCTTTATTGATGAAGATGCGGTAATTGGTGATGTGAAAATGCGCATCTGGCCAATTGATTCATTTGGGATTATAAACTAGTATAAGGTTCCGGTCATTATCCAATGATCGGACCTTTTTTATCACTCAGCAAGTATAAAACCCAGTCACAGCAGTAATCTATTGAACATGAAGTTAAGTTCCTATTATATGGATTATGTAAACAAATGGCCTTAGCTATACGGTGATTTTGAAATGTTTCAAGTGCTGGCATACCGCTCCGTCCAACCACTCCGCGTCCTGCGGGGCACGGCTGGAGCTAACTTTGTGAAGAAGAACGCTTCACAAAGTGGATCTCCAGCACCTGCACAATCCCGCGGGAGTCTACGTGGTTGGCCTACGCTAGGATGTGGACTCTACAACTTTTGTAAGAGATAGCATATTGATCACTGTATATATAACAGGAATGGAATGAATAAAATAATGCCTAGAACCACTGCTTTTAGCTGTTTCAAATGTTGTAGCACTTCCCTTAAGCGTAGGAAATAGGCGGAGACTCCTCATGCCTCAGCGCGAGCTGAAGATCCATTTCATTTGTGCCTGCGTCTGCAAGTACCGCTTCGAAGGGAGCTTCCTCGGCACAAGGCAGCAAAGGAGTAGTTCAAAGTAGTAGCCTAGCTGAAGCCGTGCCCACAGGACGCGGAGCCTATTTCCGGAGCTTTGCAACGCAGATAAAATATTTCAATATGACCGTTTTGCCAAACAGCTTTAGTTGACATAATCCACATTTAAGAAAGTTGTATATTCATATAGAAGCCGTACTTTAATTTCAGTAGAGCAGTGCCCGTGTTGCTTGACAAAGATCGGTTTCCATGTTTTAGTGGAATTAACTTCATAACGAAATTCCGCTAGGGGTGCTGCGGGTAGCAGCTGAGATAAGAATGATGTTCTTGATCCCTTTGAACCTGAACTGGTTAGTACCAGCGTAGGAAAGTGGAGTCGGAAGGTGTACGTCCATACGCCTGACTTTTTGATATTTATTATTCAAAAATGAGCCGCTCCGCTTAGCTGAGCGGCTTTTTGTTGTGAAAATAAATATGTTGGAGGAATACAAAATGACATTTAGTGAAGAATTACGAGTGGCGGCCGACGATGTGTTTGAAGGAATTTTTCAACACCCATTTGTGACAGGACTAGGTAAGGGCGATTTAAAGAAAGAAGCAATTATTCATTATGTGAAAGCAGATTTTGAATACTTAAATGCGTTTATTAATATTTATGGTTTAGCTATTTCAAAAAGTGATGTAAGAGACGAAATGAACTATTTTTATGAGCAAATCGGTTTTGTTCTCCACAGTGAGATTCACCCTCATAACAATTTATGCGAAGTTGCAGGTGTCTCGTATGAGGAATTACAAGGATATCCATTACCACCAACGGCAGACCATTATGTGACGCACATGAAAACAGTGGCGATGCAAGGCAGCATTGGAGAATTGATAGCCGCGTTATTACCATGTCCTTGGACTTATTTAGAGATTGGCCACTACTTAAATAAACAATACAAACCTCAAGAAAATCATCCGTTTTATGATTGGATATCTTTCTATGCACAGGACGAAACAGCATCTGTTACGACTGAGTTGCGAAAACGATTAGATAAATGGGCAGAGGACGCTGGTGAGAAAGAGAAACAAAAGGCAAAACTAGCCTTTATGAAGAGCTGTCAGCTCGAATATTTATTCTGGGAAATGGCCTATCAGGTGGAAGAATGGCCTTTCTCTTTGAAAGGAAAGGAGTCTTCTTATGCATAAAATAGCATCAGCACTTACGATCGCAGGAACAGATCCTACGGGTGGAGCTGGCATACAAGCTGATCTAAAAGTGTTTCAGGAAAGAGAAGTATATGGCATGAGTGTCATCACTTCCGTGGTTGCACAGAATACAGAAGGTGTTCAGGATGTTCAGCATCTAACAGTTGATTTTATTGAAAAACAACTCGACGCTGTCCTTACTGATATTCCGCCACAAGCAATCAAAACAGGTATGATTGCAACAGTGGAAATGATGGAATTGATTGCAAAAAAATTAAAAAATTCGACAATTCCTTATGTCATTGACCCGGTGATGGTAGCAAAGAGTGGTCATTCCTTAATGGATAAAACATCAAGAGAAGTAATTCGACAAACGTTAATCCCACTTGCAACAGTCGTTACACCCAATGTACCAGAGGCTGAGATACTAGTCGGATTTGATATCCAGACAAACGACGATGCAGAAAAAGCAGCTAAATTGATTGTTGATGAGTTGGGTGCTCAAGCGGCTATTGTGAAAGGTGGTCACCTTACTGGAGAAGCGATTGATGTGTTATATGATGGAAACGAACTCTATTACTTCCAATCTGAGCGGTTTAATACGAAGCATACACATGGTACCGGCTGTACATTCTCTGCAGCTATTACTGCGGAATTAGCAAAAGGTAAATCAGTGAAAGATGCGGTAGAGTTAGGAAAAGCCTATATTACCAAAGCGATTGAGTACCCATTAGAACTAGGAAAAGGGAATGGACCAACTAATCATTGGGGATATCGTTTAGAAGGACTGCCAGCTCAGAAGGAGATAGTGGATAAATGAGTCATTTAATAGAAGAAGTAAGAAAAAATCAGCCCTTGATTCACAATATTACAAATCAAGTAGTTATGAATTTTACAGCAAATGGCCTGTATGCGATTGGGGCATCACCTGTCATGGCTAATGCTAAAGAAGAAGTAGGAGAAATGGCTGCACTAGCAAATGCACTTGTACTGAATATCGGGACTTTAACTGATATGCAGGTAGATGCCATGATAGTAGCGGGAAAAGCTGCCAATCAGGCAGGAACTCCTGTTGTTTTTGATCCGGTTGGGGTCGGGGCGACAACATTCCGCACCCAATCGGCTCAGCGGATTCTGGAGCAAGTGAAGGTAACTTGTATTCGAGGTAATGCTGGGGAAATAGCGAGTCTTGCTGGTCTCTCTGCAACCGTTCGAGGTGTAGATGGTGCTGGTGATGTAGATATGGAAACTTTGGCAGCACAAGCCCACCAGAAATTAGGAGTATCCCTTGTGATTACAGGAGCACAGGATATTCTCATTCATCGAGGTGAAAAAGTCATCCTCTCAAACGGTCATCCGCTTTTAACAAAAGTAACAGGAGCGGGATGTTTATTATCATCTGTACTGGCAGCTTTTTTGGCAGTGACGGATGATGTATTACAAGCAATGACAGACGCGGTCAGTTATTATGGTATTGCGGCAGAAAATGCAGCTAATGAACAACAATTGCCGGGCAGCTTTCAGGTGAGTTTTATTGATCAATTATATAACTTGAAAAGTGAAGAAATTAACAGGAAAATTCGTATGATCAGAGGTGCCTAAAGACATGCAACGAGAGTGGTTACAAGTATATTTTATTATGGGAAGCAACAATACAGCCCAAGATCCCCTTGTGGTATTAGAGGAAGCGTTGAAAGGTGGTATTACCTGCTTCCAATTCCGTGAAAAAGGGAAGGATGCGTTACAAGGGTCGGCAAAAAAGCAATTGGCACAGCAGATGCAAAAGCTTTGTCAGCAATATCGGGTTCCCTTCTTCATTAACGATGATGTCAACTTAGCTATTGAAATGGGTGCGGATGGAGTTCATGTCGGACAAGATGATATGTCGATCGCAAGAGTGAGAGAAATAGTACCAGCAGATTGTGTGATCGGAGTATCTGCCACTAATCTTGAGGAAGCTGTACAGGCTCACAAAGATGGTGCCGATTATATTGGAGTTGGCCCTATCTTTGGTACAAATACGAAAGAAGACGCAAAGCAACCAATAGGTACTGACGGCCTTTGTCGTATTCGTAAGCAAGTAGGAACGTTGCCAATTGTAGCAATTGGAGGCATTAAACTGCGACATGTGATATCACTCAGAAAGGCAGGGGCTGATGGTGTGTCGATTATAACGGCAATAAGTCAGGCTGAAAAACCTCAGCTCATGGCTAATACTTTCTGGGATTATAACCAGTATTATTCATAAATGAATTATTCGTATTCTGGATCGAATATCTGATACACTAGAAGTATCAATGTCTAGGAGGGAAAACGGCATGCGTCTTGAAAACAAAAAAGTAATAGCTTTAGTAGAAGATGAATTTGAAGATCTTGAATTATGGTATCCTGTTCTCCGTTTGCGAGAAGAAGGTGCCACAGTTGATTTAGTAGGAAAAGAAGCAAAGAAAAAATATATCGGAAAATACGGTGTGCCTGCAGAGTCAGATTATGCTTTTGATGAAGTGAAAGCAGAAGACTATGATGGCATACTAGTACCAGGTGGTTGGGCACCGGATAAATTGAGACGATACCCAGAAGTGATCAAAATGGTAACGCATATGAATGATGCAAAAAAACCAATAGGTCAGATTTGTCATGCAGGCTGGGTATTGATTTCTGCAGGTATCTTACGTGGCAAGAAAGTAACCAGTACACCAGGTATTAAAGATGATATGACGAATGCGGGAAGTTTATGGTTCGATGAGCCGGTGGTAACAGATGGTCATATTATCTCCAGTCGCCGACCACCAGACTTACCTCCTTATGTGAAAGAATATGCTGATGTGTTAGCTGATTAATTATCATCATAATCTCCGTTTCACCAGTCGGAAACGGGGATTATTTTTTGTGCGGCAGAAAAATATGAAGAAGCCCGTGTAGTGCATAAAAAAGATTACGACGCTTGTCAAAGTACGAGACAAGTGATAAGTTTTTGCAATTCGTGAGTCTGGGAGTATAAAAGTATACATTTATGTTTGCTTATAGTATAAAGGAGACATAAATGTTTAGGAATGGAGCTGTGTGTGAAATGGATATAGTATGGTGGATATTAATAGTTGTCTGCTTTGTTTTAGCGTTTGTCGGTATCATTTTTCCTATTATACCGTCTGTATTAGTAATTTGGGTCGGCTTTTTGATTTACCAGTTTGCTCTGGCAGCAAGTAATATAGGCTGGATCTTTTGGATTGCCATGGTGATTTGGACGCTCATACTCATTTTTGCCGATATCATTGCTAACAGTTATTTTGTTAAAAAATTTGGTGGCAGTAAAACAGGTGAACGATTGGCAGCAGTTGGTGTCATCGTCGGTTCTTTTATCATTCCGCCATTTGGTATTATCATTGTACCCTTCGTATTCGTCTTTGTGACAGAATTAATACTAAAGAAAACCGTACAGGATGCAATTAAAGCTGCGGTAGGATCATTAATTGGCTTCCTAAGTGGTACATTTGCTAAAATAATTATTCAACTGATTATGATTATTTGGTTTTTTATTGCAATTTAATGTAAGAACATCGAGGTGTAGAGCATGAAACGTGTAGTTACGATAGCTGGTGCAGCAGCACAAGGAAGTGCAGGCATACAAGCTGATTTAAAAACATTTCAAGAACGTGATGTCTATGGTATGTCAGTAATTACGGCTACTGTGGCAAACAATAGTCAAACAGCTAATGGCATCTTTATTCGTGATCCAGAAGAGATTAGAGCACAATATTTTGCTATTAATGAAATGGTCGGAGTCGATGCCGTTAAGACAGGTATGCTTTTTTCAAAGGAAATTATTGAACTTGTAAGTGATTTGCTGGATGGATCTGCTATTCAGTATAAAGTGATTGATCCCGTTATGATTGGAAAAATGGGTTCTCAGCTATTAGCGGATGATGCCATCGAGGTATTAAAAGAACAGTTAATTCCGCAAGCATCCATTATCACGCCAAATAAGATGGAAGCAGAGAAATTGCTTGAAAAGCCTATTCCATCAGAATGGTCAGCACTAGTGGATGCAACAAAGGAGTTGTATCAATTGGGTCCGCAATCTGTACTGCTGAAAGCGGGAAGTATAAAGAACCAGGCCGTCGATCTGTACTATGATGGTGATAAATTGGAAGTTATCGAAGCTCCTTTAATTGATACAGTTCATACAAGTGGAGCAGGTTGTACTTTTGCAGCATGTCTGACGGCAGAGTTGGCAAAAGGAGTACCGATGCTTGATGCGGTAAAGGGAAGTAAGCAGTTTGTTCATCAAGCCATTACGCATGCGTTATCATTTGGAAGAGGTATCGGCTCTGTCAGGCATGGTGCAAGCAGACAAGTTAAAGATAGTATTGACTAAGTGAAACGTTTTGACTTGGAGAATCGTACAACATAATAGCGTGTTTCATTGACAGGCTACATGTTTGGAGTCTCACGCGCATATGATCACTATAGAAAGAAGATGTGGGAGGAGAACAACAAATGAAGAGAACGGTAGAAGTAGTATTAGCAATTATCGGTGCTTGTGTTTATGGGTTTGGTATTTTATTTGGTGGAATCTTTCGTATGATGGAAGGACAAGAGGGCTTCATGCAGGAAATACTTGCACAGAACCCGAATTTGAATCAAGGGGATATTGCTAATTTAGAAATGCAAATTCCAAATGCAATCGGCACGATCGGAACGGTAATAATCGTCGGCTCGCTGATTTCTATTATAGCAGGTATCGTTGCAATGTTTTTCTTTAGAGGAAACAGCAAACCAATGGCGGCCAGTATTATTTTATTAGTAGTTGGTGCTGGAACAACCCTCATTACATTCGGAGGCGCAATATTCGCCGGTATATTCTATGTCATTGCCGGAATTATGGGCCTTGTCAGAAAGCCAAAACAAGATGTGATAACACAGTATTAACAGAATAAAATTAACTTTAAGACCAAATCCTTTAGTGATTTGGTCTTTGTTTTGAGGTAAGAAAGTATATTATTTTGCCCTTAAAATGAAAAGGTCTTTAATCCTAGTAATTTATGACTAAATTTCTTTACATTTTTGGAAAGTTCTTTTATAGTTAATTTAGTTAGGGTTACGAACTAAATGCGGAGGACTAACATGAATTTATTCTCGACTATATACCGTCTGAACAAATGGTACGTTATTCGTCTTCAGGAATTGTGTTCGACACACGACATTACACCAGTACAGTGGCTCGTCATGCACCATATTTATGAAAAGGATAAATGCACGAGTATGGACATAGTAAAAGCGTGGTCGGTAGAAAAGCCAACTGTGTCATCACTGGTGCGAAAATTAAAGGAACAACAGTTGCTTAACGTCACGAGTGGTGAGGAAGATAAACGCCAAAAATATGTATCATTGACTATGGAAGGTAAGAAAAGATATGAAGCGGTAGCGAAGAAGGTAAAGCAGCTTCAAGCTTTTACAACAGAACCGTTCTCAGAAGAGATGATGAGTCAATGGACAGAGCAATTAATGCTGATGGAGCATCGTATTAAATATTATCAAGAATAATAACACTGAGCGGGTCGTGCATTTTTTACATAACAAGTAGAATAATAAAAGAAAATCAAGTAAGTAAATACTTAGGGAGGAATAGAATATGAACTTTAAAAACATTACGGTAGCGGGCAGTGGTGTCTTAGGCAGTCAAATCGCTTTCCAAACGGCATTTAAAGGTTTTGAGGTTGTCGTGTATGACATTAATGACGAAGCTATTGAAAAAGCAAAAGAACGGATGGACAATTTAGAAAAAACCTATGTCGATTACTTTAAAGATGAACAAGAGGCTGCAAAGACAGCAAAACAACGTCTTCACTTCGTTACGGATTTAGGAGAAGCGGTGGCTAATGCAGATCTGTTAATAGAAGCTGTACCTGAAAAAGAAGAAATAAAGAAGGATTTTTATCAAAAACTTGCTAAAGTAGCTCCTCCTCAAACAATATTTGCAACGAATAGTTCTACGATGCTTCCTAGTCAATTTGCGGAATATACTGGTCGACCGAATAAATTTATAGCATTGCATTTTGCAAACCGTATTTGGATGAACAACACTGGAGAAGTAATGGAGCATCCTGGAACTGACTCAGAAGTGGTTACACAGGTTCTGGAATTCGCATCTGCTATTGGTATGGTGCCTCTTCATATCAAAAAGGAACAACCGGGATATATCTTAAACAGCCTGTTGGTGCCATTACTTGATGCTGCGCAAGGGTTATGGGAAGGCGATGTTGCAGATCCTTATACCATTGATAAAACGTGGATGGTTGCTACTGGTGCACCGCTAGGACCATTCAGTATCATGGATATTATTGGAGTAGATACGATATATAATATCGTCAGTGCAAAAGCAGAGGATCCTAATAATCCAGAGCAAGCTAAGTTTAAAAGAATAGCTGATTTAGTGAAGAAAGAATTTATCGATAAAGGGAAAAAGGGAGTGCAATCAGGCGAAGGTTTTTACACGTATCCTAATCCCGCATACCAGGACGAGGATTTCCTAAAACCATAAATAAATACTAAAAAACGCTTAGGAACTAACGACCTAAGCGTTTTATTATTACTCGCTCATATTATCATCATGGACAGTGGATTTATTTCGCTTTTTTCTTCTTCTAATGATGACAATAACGATAGCAGCAATAACGAGCAAGAGAATCAGCAATGGCGCATTCCCGATAATAGTTACAAAGACAGCCGATGCAATCGCGAGGATGGTTTGAATACTTTTCAAGAATTGCTCTTGTGTTTTTTCCCATGTGTTTAACGTTTCATCCTGTACGGATGGGACATTGACTTTCGTTTCATCGATTTGAATAGTGATCGTTGCTAAATCTGATTGATTATCTAAATATTGCATTCTTCCTTTAATTTGTTCGATTTCTTCCTGCACTGCTGCCAGATCATCTGAAATTTTTAATAAATCCTCTGTTTTTTCTGCGTTTTCCATAAAGGAGAGTAACCGTTCTTCTACTACTTCTTTTGCTTTCAGTCGGGAGGACAAATCAACATATTGTTCCGTAACATCTTCACCGCTCGTCGATTTATTCAATACGTTAACTTTTCCTTCTTCAACAAGCAGTAAAAAATCCTGAAATTTTTCTGAAGGTATTCTAACTGTGATGTTTCCAAATCTGTTGCTGGATTCATTTTCGTAGTCATTAAAACTGGAAGAAACAACATATCCACCCAGGCTTTCTGTTTGGTCTTCTAAATAGGTAACGGTTTCATCAAATTGTTTCGTTTCGACATGAAGATTGGCGTTATAAATAATTTTTCGATCTGAGGCATTATCTACTGCGGTATCACTCGAAGTTTCTTCATCTGCAGCCTGTTCTTCCACCACTTTATTTTCTGCACTATCCATATCGTTCGAAGGTGCTGTCTCCGCTTCCTCTCTCATACTCATGCCAGATTCGTTTGAAGATTCTACTGTTGCCATGTCTGCAGCTTCATTGCTGGAACTATCATCTTGATCAGAACAAGCAGTGAAAAACAGCAGCATCATCAATGCTAACAAACACTTCTTCAAATTGACCACCTCTTTTTTTTTATCACGGCGCTAACTGTCCGTAATACCGCCACTTCGAGAGATAAATAAGAAGCTGAGTGGGGGATATTCGGACGATAACTTCCTGATAAGTTTCGCTAGCAATCAGTGGGGATCAAAACCCACCACTGATTGAAGTCTCACTTTACAGATTAGACGCAGGAAGGACAAAAGGGTTACAAGAAAGCTGTAAAAACTGGATTTTTATATTTATACATATGTATGAATAAAAGCAATCAGTACAGGTAACAGACAGAAGTTCTTCATAAATTCGACGAAAAAAATAAAAAATTTCCGTTTTACGGTTGCATTAATATACTAAATGGTGCATAATAATACATAATTAATCAAACGAAAATAATTATAATACAGATATTCAGTTAAGGAGAGATTTTTCATGAGTAAAGAAAAAGTAGTATTAGCTTATTCCGGGGGATTAGATACTTCCGTTGCAATTAAATGGTTACAGGACAAATATAATTATGATGTAATTGCAGTAGGATTAGATGTTGGCGAAGGAAAAGATTTAGAATTTGTGAAAAACAAAGCACTCGATGTAGGAGCGATCAAGTCTTATTCTGTTGATGCAAAGCAACTGTTTGCAGAAGATTTTGTACTACCAGCCTTACAAGCAAATGTGATGTATGAAGATAAATATCCATTGGTATCTGCGCTTTCTCGTCCATTGATCGCCAAAGTACTAGTTGATATTGCTGAAAAAGAAGGCGCGGTAGCAGTTGCGCATGGCTGTACTGGAAAAGGAAATGACCAAGTACGTTTCGACGTTGCTTTCACGTCACTAAATCCAGATCTTAAGATTGTCGCACCCGTTCGTGAATGGAAGATGACTAGAGATGAAGAGATTAAATATGCACAAGCGAATGGTATTCCGATTCCGATCGATTTAGACAGTCCTTACAGTGTTGATCAAAACTTATGGGGACGTGCAAATGAATGTGGTATTTTAGAAGACCCATGGGCAGAAGCGCCAGAAGATGCGTATGAATTAACGGTGAACCCAATTGATGCACCAGAGCAACCGGAAATTGTTGAAATCGAGTTTAAGCAAGGAAAGCCAGTTGCACTTAATGGTCAGGAGTACCCATTACATGAGTTGATTTTAGAATTAAACGAAATTGCTGGTAAGCATGGTGTCGGCAGAATTGATCATGTCGAAAATCGTCTGGTAGGTATTAAATCTCGTGAAATTTACGAAGCACCAGCGGCAATTACGCTTATTAAAGCACACCACGAAATCGAGTCTATTACATTGCCAAGAGAAGTAACGAAATTCAAGCCAGTTGTGGAACAGCAATTAGAGCAAGCTATTTATGATGGCTTATGGTTTACGCAATTAACGGATGCATTAAAAGCGTTTATTGCAGAAACACAGAAATTTGTAAATGGTGTTGCAAAGTTACAGTTATATAAAGGGCAAGCATTTGTCATTGGCCGTAAGTCAGACAATTCGCTTTATGACTTCAAATTGGCAACGTATAACAAAGAAGACGAATTTGATCATGAAGCAGCACTTGGATTTATTAAGCTTTGGGGCTTACCGACAAAAGTTCATTCTACGGTGAATAATGTGCATGCAGATAAAGCGAAAATTATGGAAAAAACAAAAATTGATATGAAGGAATCAGTGAAACAATGAAACTATGGGGCGGACGATTTACAAAACCAACAAATGAATTAGTCGATGAGTATACAGCATCGATCAGCTTTGATCAGAAGCTGGCACAATATGATATTCAGGGCAGCCTGGCACATGTAGAAATGCTTGCTGCCTGTGAAATCATTCCTGCTGAAGACGCGGAAACAATCAAAAAAGGC is a genomic window of Gracilibacillus salinarum containing:
- a CDS encoding type 1 glutamine amidotransferase domain-containing protein — translated: MRLENKKVIALVEDEFEDLELWYPVLRLREEGATVDLVGKEAKKKYIGKYGVPAESDYAFDEVKAEDYDGILVPGGWAPDKLRRYPEVIKMVTHMNDAKKPIGQICHAGWVLISAGILRGKKVTSTPGIKDDMTNAGSLWFDEPVVTDGHIISSRRPPDLPPYVKEYADVLAD
- the tenA gene encoding thiaminase II, yielding MTFSEELRVAADDVFEGIFQHPFVTGLGKGDLKKEAIIHYVKADFEYLNAFINIYGLAISKSDVRDEMNYFYEQIGFVLHSEIHPHNNLCEVAGVSYEELQGYPLPPTADHYVTHMKTVAMQGSIGELIAALLPCPWTYLEIGHYLNKQYKPQENHPFYDWISFYAQDETASVTTELRKRLDKWAEDAGEKEKQKAKLAFMKSCQLEYLFWEMAYQVEEWPFSLKGKESSYA
- the thiM gene encoding hydroxyethylthiazole kinase; the encoded protein is MSHLIEEVRKNQPLIHNITNQVVMNFTANGLYAIGASPVMANAKEEVGEMAALANALVLNIGTLTDMQVDAMIVAGKAANQAGTPVVFDPVGVGATTFRTQSAQRILEQVKVTCIRGNAGEIASLAGLSATVRGVDGAGDVDMETLAAQAHQKLGVSLVITGAQDILIHRGEKVILSNGHPLLTKVTGAGCLLSSVLAAFLAVTDDVLQAMTDAVSYYGIAAENAANEQQLPGSFQVSFIDQLYNLKSEEINRKIRMIRGA
- a CDS encoding DUF5652 family protein, which codes for MQKYITLILLGFIISHFTIFDKQTNVPAKINIEVNEHLQTYNNIDENDGLSSKLLQNPVVIILAILNTVCILPIVYLVVKRKFFLHAVFFQSSYLIPHR
- a CDS encoding CynX/NimT family MFS transporter; translation: MQTFNKKHYTILFITGIILLAFNLRPAITSVGPIIGIIREDLAISNWSAGFLTSLPLIAFAIMSPLAPRIANRTSNEKALLYGLFVLLAGILIRSTSSIVLLFAGTVLIGVGIAIINVILPSLIKSNFPNKIGLMTGVYTTSMSVVAATASGLSVPLTTSLDLGWKWSLASWSILAVVGIITWTFAMNKSPVKHEQELYEPSTTKLLRSPVAWQVTLFMGSQSFLFYVTISWLAEILISHGFASSSAGWYVAYMQFISLPATFFTPVIAGKLSNQKPVVAVFGVIGMIGYLMLYLEPGHLGTFVAITLIGIMLGASISLALALLGLRSTNARQAAELSGMAQSFGYTLASIGPIVIGLLFDMTNSWKPSILTILVMGVVLIIFGLGASRNKFVLDE
- the thiD gene encoding bifunctional hydroxymethylpyrimidine kinase/phosphomethylpyrimidine kinase, producing MHKIASALTIAGTDPTGGAGIQADLKVFQEREVYGMSVITSVVAQNTEGVQDVQHLTVDFIEKQLDAVLTDIPPQAIKTGMIATVEMMELIAKKLKNSTIPYVIDPVMVAKSGHSLMDKTSREVIRQTLIPLATVVTPNVPEAEILVGFDIQTNDDAEKAAKLIVDELGAQAAIVKGGHLTGEAIDVLYDGNELYYFQSERFNTKHTHGTGCTFSAAITAELAKGKSVKDAVELGKAYITKAIEYPLELGKGNGPTNHWGYRLEGLPAQKEIVDK
- the thiE gene encoding thiamine phosphate synthase, whose amino-acid sequence is MQREWLQVYFIMGSNNTAQDPLVVLEEALKGGITCFQFREKGKDALQGSAKKQLAQQMQKLCQQYRVPFFINDDVNLAIEMGADGVHVGQDDMSIARVREIVPADCVIGVSATNLEEAVQAHKDGADYIGVGPIFGTNTKEDAKQPIGTDGLCRIRKQVGTLPIVAIGGIKLRHVISLRKAGADGVSIITAISQAEKPQLMANTFWDYNQYYS
- the lepB gene encoding signal peptidase I — encoded protein: MENKIVKEVLSWLKALLVALVIVLVCRHFLITPSVVKGESMMPNLHDGDRIILSKVSDIERFDEIAFEAPDSDDNYVKRVIGFAGDQIEMKDDKLYINGELYEETYLDEYKSVLSDGDQLTYDFTLEEITGSDTVPEGKLFVLGDNRRVSKDSRQFGFIDEDAVIGDVKMRIWPIDSFGIIN